The Zootoca vivipara chromosome 4, rZooViv1.1, whole genome shotgun sequence genome has a segment encoding these proteins:
- the LOC118085592 gene encoding olfactory receptor 51G2-like: MFYINETVSTPAFLLTGFPGLEKHHTWISIPICSMYLTAIAGNCTILFIIKTDQTLHEPMYYFLSMLAMTDLGLSCVTLPTMLRVLWFNHRTIGFNTCLVQMYFIHTFSILESGILISMAFDRLVAIRNPLRYTSILTNRNIIKIGVGVALRATLLVFPASFLLKRLQYGKENVLSYSFCLHQDILKVVRSDRKVSSIYGLMVVISSMVLDSVLLVFSYIMILKTVLSIASKQERFRALNTCISHICAVLTFYIPMIGLSMIHRYGKNAPPIVHILMANVYLLVPPLMNPTVYSVKTKQIRTRIVKLFQKGKS; the protein is encoded by the coding sequence ATGTTCTACATCAACGAGACAGTCAGTACTCCTGCTTTCCTCCTCACGGGCTTTCCTGGGCTAGAGAAACACCACACCTGGATTTCCATCCCCATCTGCTCCATGTACCTCACAGCCATCGCAGGAAACTGCACCATCCTCTTCATCATCAAGACGGACCAAACCCTCCATGAGCCCATGTACTATTTCCTCTCAATGCTGGCCATGACAGACCTGGGACTATCCTGTGTCACTCTGCCCACCATGCTGAGAGTCCTGTGGTTCAACCACCGCACAATTGGTTTCAACACCTGCCTGGTCCAGATGTACTTCATCCATACTTTCTCTATTCTTGAGTCAGGCATTCTAATCTCCATGGCCTTTGATCGTCTGGTGGCCATCCGGAACCCTCTGAGATATACATCTATCTTGACCAACAGAAACATCATCAAGATAGGGGTGGGGGTTGCCCTTCGGGCCACCCTTCTTGTGTTCCCAGCCTCCTTCCTCCTGAAGAGGCTGCAgtatggaaaagaaaatgtgctcTCTTATTCATTCTGCTTGCACCAGGATATTCTGAAGGTGGTACGTTCCGACAGGAAAGTCAGCAGCATCTATGGCTTGATGGTGGTGATCTCCTCCATGGTTCTTGACTCTGTGTTGCTGGTTTTTTCCTATATCATGATCCTCAAAACTGTGCTAAGCATTGCCTCCAAGCAAGAGCGCTTTCGGGCCTTGAACACTTGCATCTCTCACATCTGTGCTGTCCTCACTTTCTATATCCCAATGATTGGCCTCTCTATGATCCATCGCTATGGGAAAAATGCCCCACCCATTGTTCACATCCTCATGGCCAATGTGTACCTTCTGGTGCCGCCACTGATGAATCCCACTGTGTACAGtgtaaaaaccaaacaaattcgAACAAGGATAGTTAAACTGTTTCAGAAGGGCAAAAGTTAA
- the LOC118085594 gene encoding olfactory receptor 51G2-like: MSISNETASAAAYFLTGFPGLEEKHIWLSIPICSASLIAIAGNCTILFIIRTDKTLHKPMYYFLSMLALSDLGLSIATLPTMLSVLWFNHRIIHFNICLIQMYFIHTFSIVESGILLAMAFDRLVAIRNPLRYTSILTNRNIIKIGLGVALRAALLVFPTAILLKRQRYGRVNVLSYSFCLHQDILNVVCSDRKISSIYGLMVVISSMALDSVLLVFSYIMILKTVLSIASKQERLRALNTCISHICAVLTFYIPMIGLSMIHRYGKNAPPIVHILMANVYLLVPPLMNPAVYSVKTKQIRTRIIRQFWKS; this comes from the coding sequence ATGTCCATCTCTAACGAAACAGCTAGTGCTGCTGCTTACTTCCTCACAGGCTTCCCTGGGTTGGAGGAAAAACATATTTGGCTCTCCATCCCCATCTGCTCCGCGTCCCTCATAGCCATCGCAGGAAACTGCACCATCCTCTTCATCATCAGGACGGACAAAACCCTCCACAAGCCCATGTACTATTTCCTCTCCATGCTGGCCCTCTCTGACCTGGGTTTATCAATCGCCACTTTGCCCACCATGCTGAGCGTCCTGTGGTTCAACCACCGCATTATCCATTTCAACATATGCCTGATTCAGATGTACTTCATCCATACTTTCTCCATCGTTGAGTCAGGTATTCTGTTGGCCATGGCCTTTGACCGTCTGGTGGCCATCCGGAACCCTCTGAGATATACATCTATCTTGACCAACAGAAACATCATCAAGATAGGGTTGGGCGTTGCCCTTCGGGCCGCCCTTCTTGTCTTTCCAACTGCCATTCTCCTGAAGAGGCAGCGGTATGGAAGAGTCAATGTACTTTCTTATTCGTTCTGCTTGCACCAAGATATTTTGAATGTTGTGTGTTCCGACAGGAAAATTAGCAGCATCTATGGCTTGATGGTGGTGATTTCCTCCATGGCTCTTGATTCTGTGTTGCTGGTTTTTTCCTATATCATGATCCTCAAAACTGTGTTGAGCATTGCCTCCAAGCAAGAGCGCCTTCGGGCCTTGAATACTTGCATCTCTCACATCTGTGCTGTCCTCACTTTCTATATCCCAATGATTGGCCTCTCTATGATCCATCGCTATGGGAAAAATGCCCCACCCATTGTCCACATCCTCATGGCCAATGTGTACCTCCTGGTGCCACCATTGATGAATCCCGCTGTGTACAGTGTGAAAACCAAACAAATCCGAACAAGGATAATCAGACAATTTTGGAAGAGTTAA